The Medicago truncatula cultivar Jemalong A17 chromosome 7, MtrunA17r5.0-ANR, whole genome shotgun sequence genome includes the window TTGTTGcaaagtagaattgattttgtctcTTGAATTGATTCTCATTAAAGCTAGGATTTGTAGCCTTtggttataaaattgattttcacgCAAATTTATAGTTCAACGGTATTTAAACACAAATCACTTCTagtaaaaatattcaaacacaaatcacttataataaaaatgacttttaaccaaaatcaattctacagaattaattctatcaaaatcgATTATTTCCACCACACAACCAAACACAGACCAAGTATGTTAAATCTAATAACTGGTGTGTCAGTACAAAACTAGAactttgaataataatagtataatgattttttctagattaccttcgaagaatggtgggtaatttacccaccaactaatgaaaatgagcaatttgttggtgggatcaagatagttcatggataccacttaaaaatgtgcttatgtgactAATGTATATTGGTTGGAGTAAATtaccaccattcttccatgggtatcCTAGTTGTCACCTGGTATAATACTacgaaaaagaataataatactACGAAAAAGTTATCTTAGAAGGCAAATGGAGACAATCTTTGTAACAAGGCATCATCGATTCCTACACAGCAGCAAttccaataaaaagaaaaaatatacacgataaggaaaatgttaaccatTGTCCTTAAATAaggagataaaaataaaaatataatattaaaaaatgatgaaaagtgataaatttaactttttaaaaatcaaaatgttgttgaaaccaatgcaaacTCATACTGTATTTAACTTTTTGGCTTCTTTAATCAATGCCTTGTGAGCATTGCGGACAATGGTTAGCAAACCCATATTCTAATTATAATTATACCAactattctatttatcaatcaCTTCATTAATCAATCAGTGCATTTCTTCTATTCATTAATAATTCTTCTATTTAACCAAATATTTTGACTCCATTAAGAGTAATTAACCATCAAACGCACAAAATTCAGCAAACGACGTCGTACATTATTAAAGCGCCCATTTCCGCCAAACGTTAGTTTCGTTAACTTTTTACCAGAAACATTTCCGCGCACGTTAGCAGCAAAAACTAAACGTGATTATTTATTCATTTGGCTACAACTAAACgtgattattaataattttttactattactatctccaaaaaaaaaaaaaaaatctgaattcaaCCGTACAGTAACAGTAGAGAGAAACTGTAACCGTTACTCAGGAATAGTGAACAATACCGGCCGCCATGCTCTTCTCAGTAACCTGTAACGAAACGCTGATGACACCGGCCGGAGAGCCGCGACGGCAGAAGATCGACGGAACGGAGATCCAGTTCGGAATCGGACAGCGACGGTGGAGCAATCTTTCTGATCGTAATTCTGCTGCTGTTGCTGCTGTTGGGAGATATTCTTCTCGTCTTGTAGCATCGTCGGCGGAGACGGAAGTGACGGCGGAGATGGAGAGGAGACGAATAGGTCTTTAAGCTTGTGGCGAACTTTGACTTCATCGGAGGAAGGAGGAGGTGGATCTAGGGGAGGAGGATGGAAACGGCGGCGGTCGTGCGGACGAGTGAGGAACATGCGGAGGGTTTTGCGGCGGCGGAGGTGGATGACGGGACTGGTGGTGGGACTGCGTGTGGGGCTGTTGGCGATGGCGCATTGTGTAGCTAAGAGCTTGAATTTGTGCATTTAGGGATAGAATTAAATGAATTTGgggttttttgttttatttgtgaAGAGAGATGAAGGTTAGATCTGAGAAGGATAGTGTTTGGAATTAGAAAGTAGAATGAGAATAGAATGATTGGGTTGAGTATTATCGGGGGAATATTAAAGCTGTCTTTTCTTCTCTTGCCCCTATCTCCTACTCTAATCCTACTACTTACTACATACTACTAGGAGTACATCACATAATGGAAGGAATTATATTTAGGCTATGTTTGGCGAGAAACATTTTTCAGCTTATAACTTACTCACTCCGAGGTCACatatatcaattattcaataaatttaaaaaataatttttttttcttataatagtgacAGAAGGAAGTAgtgtttttttggtaaaattgaTTTGTGTAATAATCGTCATATTCTTATGAGTTTATAATTTATTCTTATTGACTTGTAgtgtttttttataagataaCTTAACTGGCTTatagtttatcatttttcatctttattttacctttgcttaattggagaaaaaaaattaaatattaatgaaataatttttttggtctttcatatttataagttagTTCAAcggttaattttatcaaacactacaaattcaaaATAGTTAACTTATCTGTTATCAGCTATAAGTTAGCAAACTCAATTATCGGGATAAGTGAGCTAATGCTCCATATAACAAggatattttatttgatgtatttgtattaattatatatattttttaaagactaTTTTGGAAAGAAAGCGGATATACCATGTCGATTTTTCCGATTACCGCACCGACCGAGAACAATACTCGTTTTTAAACTGTATATTATTCACAGAGATTTTGTATCTTATTAAAGTGTTGTTTCAGATTTAGAAACTGAGACGAAGACAACTAATGAC containing:
- the LOC11442396 gene encoding uncharacterized protein, giving the protein MHKFKLLATQCAIANSPTRSPTTSPVIHLRRRKTLRMFLTRPHDRRRFHPPPLDPPPPSSDEVKVRHKLKDLFVSSPSPPSLPSPPTMLQDEKNISQQQQQQQNYDQKDCSTVAVRFRTGSPFRRSSAVAALRPVSSAFRYRLLRRAWRPVLFTIPE